The nucleotide sequence CTCTTTGGATCGTCCCCCAAAATGAGTCTTTTGTTTGATTAGTTCCCACAACCATATTTTCCGAAACTTGCATCCACACCGTTGCCAAAAGCCTACTTTCGTCGTCCGACCACGGACTTTTTTTGCAAATTACTTTCTTTCCTTTTCCTTTACGGTTTCTTTCAACACGTTCTTCGTTTTGACTAACTTCAAATTCATCGAGTTGATTTTCTTGAACCTCTTCGATTTGTTCTTCTTCGGATTCATTTTCGGAAGGAATTTGAGTAGGTACTCGAATTTGATTATCTTGAAAAATAGGTTGTCGAATGACATGTTGTTGGATGACTTGTTGTTGAGGAACAAATTGTTGGATGTTAGGAAATTGTTGTTGATGACGGTAGTTGGAATATTGAGGTGTAGAAACAAAAGCGGGTGAACGTGAAGCATAAGATGCGAACCCCAATCCTTGATTCGGGTTAGAAGACGACCCGGAAGGTGAGTTATACATTTGCGATTCAAGTAACGTTTGGAAAAAAATCATTACTTTGTTGTGTGTAGATCGGCTCGGACGTTAAATTTTGATTTTTCTTGGATGATTTGGATGATTTTTTAGGCATTTTTTTGAGTTGGAAATAGGTTTGAGATGAGTAATGTTGAAAGAATAAGTGTTTTAGTTGGAAGTAAAAGAGTGTTTGTATGTTTATTTGGTAAAATATATTGGGTGTTTATATAGtggtgttaaaaaaaaaaaaaagcaaaaaaaaaaaaaaaataaaaataaaaataaaaatgccgTTGGGTAGCAACGGCTACTTCTGTTTCTGTTTGAATTGGACCGAGTTTAACCGCCCTCGAAATGTTATACATATGATTTAATCGAGCACGGATCGAAGAAAGAGAATTGAGGGCGGCCGAGGGCGGCTTGAATGCCATCGGCGCCCTCGAGGGCTTGTGTCAAGAAGTCTCGAGCACGGAGCCCGTTGGGAATGCTCTAAGGAGCATGCACTGAAAATGAAGAGGAAACCAGGCCCGAACTAAGTGGGTTCGGGTAAGAAACTGGCCCTGAAAACACCTACGATTAAGTGGCTAGAAACATGAATTACTGCTATAAGTTATCATCAGAACTGAATCAAGAACAAAGTGTATTATAAAAGACTGAAAAAGTTAAAAgtattaccaaaaaaaaaaaaaaaaattcaatgttTTAACTTACAAATACGCAACCTTACAAGACCAGTTACATAAAAATAAATCCAGCTTTCACTTTAATCCGCATCAAAATTAAGAAAACTGAAAACTTATTAACTAATTAGAGCAAACTTTTTTAATCATGTTTTCAAGCTCGGGTGTAACCACAATGCCAACCTTTTCGATTCTCTCGCGAACATCAGAATTAGTAGTTAAACCAGCAGCTACGTACGTCTGCAACAAAAGACCATACACCTTATCATCAACACAATTCAATCTCTTCAAACACTTGAATAGCTTTTCAGCGTTTTCTACATCTTTTTCTTGCTCAAAATGCTTCATAAACGCCTCAATACTGTCAGCATGTGGGACCCAATCACTTTCCTCTCGCGCAGCAGCCGTTTCCAAACATTTTAAAGCCAAATCCATTTGCTGATGCACAATATAATGTTTCATAAACAAAGCCAATGTTTGAACAAAGGGTCCTTTTGATTTCTTAACAGCGTCATGAAAAACTAACTCAGCTTCATCAACCATATCATGTTTCAAATAACCGCCTATAACCACGTTAGCCACTCGTGTATCGTAATACGTACAATTCGATTCCCATTCTTCAAAACATTTCTTCACACCTTCTAGATCTTTCACTTTAGCAAGCGCTTGTAGTATTATTCTATAACTTACATTACTAGTTATCTCAAATGAAGATTTTAACACATTACACACACGATGAACTTCGTCTCGGTTATTAAGCGTGGAGTAGAAAGTAATAAGAAAATGGTACGGCTCTCGTGAAGGACGTTTTATCTCGTTTTCAAGCAATTTAAGAGTAGATTCCGCTTTCTCACGAAGATTGTACTTCACATAAGCTCCCGCAAGGTTACTATAAGTCGTCCAATTACACGTTTCCTTTTCGTCCCTTGTTATTTCCTCAAAAACCCGTTCGACACCTTCAATATCTCCTAAAAGCGAAAAGCTTTGCATCCAAATATTATAAGTAAAAGTACTTAAATGGATTTTTCGTTTCTTCATTTCTTCCACTAAGGGAGGTACTTTTTCGGGCTGGTCTAATGATATGTATAACGTCATTATGTTGTTGAATGACAAAGAAGTTgtaaagtttttagcttcaatttctTTAAAAAGGGCAAATGCTTTTTCGGCCATTTTTGACTTGCAGTAACTGTTTAAGAGAGCACCGTAAGTATTTCGGTTCTGCATGTGTGGAGATAGGCCATTGAAGAAACTTTCGGCTGCAGGTATTCCTTTAACCTTTGATATTAAATCTAATCGTACTGCAAGATCCGTGTTTGAAAAGTTGATATCCCTTTTATCCATCCATTCCATTATCTGTAGTAACAATATATGCAATGAGATTATGTTACACATTTATGGTTTTCTTTTATATGTGCATATATGATTTTGAAATTtgttatttaaatgtataaaaaataCAATAGattattaatccccgattaatccctGAATTGCCCATTAATCCTTCAGAGGTCCCGACCGATTAACCCCTGAATAGCGGTTTTTACAACCTTGCTACCAAGTACAATCCCATTTACCAAAAACATAACAAAAGGTCATTAAATAGCAATACACTTTAGAAGTATCAGGTTCATATCTTATTAAGATCTGAACTTTGAGAAAGGTTATACTTTTTACCCTATGTAGTTATAAACTACGAATGTTTTCAACGCTATGATTACCAACGTACACTGAAAAAAAGCGCTTATAACAAGGACCAAGAAAACTTATAAGGGTCGTTTAAACATGTAAATAACTTTACTCGAAAATCAGTTGTACATATCCCACCTTTAAACTTGCTACTATACATATCAAACTTATTAATTATTGCTATTCGATCAATAACTTAAGGAACCGGTACTTACGCAAAACTAGCAGCCCTATAAGTTGCCAGGTCATCAAACCGGTGCCACATCACCCAAATACAAGTTATAAGAGGTCATATACACATAATTAAGACACTTGTAGGAGATTATGCAAAGCTTTTTCGGCTCGATATTGATTCAAAATCAAGGTTTCCCCATTAAATAAGAACTAGTACAAAATTAGGCATAGGTGCATAACCACATTGTGCAATAACATCTAACCTAATTTCTTAGACTATCAAAATAACAGTTACATTATCAACACTACGAAACTTataaaatcaacaggaaattaaaattaagaattaataaataaataaatagtacCTGAAGAGCGTGATAATACTTGCCGTACTTTCGAAGTTCTCTAATACATCTTTCTAATTCATCTTTTTTAACAAAATTGCCTTCTCTTATATACTCATTCAATGTTTCTGTTACTGTACCTCCTGTTGCACCTAACGCTGATAACCGTCTGTATAACCGTTTTTCGTTTGCCGTTTGTTTCGGCGGCGCCGGCGATATAAATTCGGCAGTAATATTTGACTCTTCTACCGTTGTCGAGAAAGATTTGAGTAGCGTTAAATTGCTGGAGAACGGTATTCGGTTCCGGCAGCGGTTGATTATCATCTTTATGGTGTTGTGTTTTGATCGATTTGAGGGTGTAGGGTTCTACAACATGGGTTTAACAGCCCCCATAAGACCAAAATGGAGTTACGGGTAATTAAATTTAACACatatatgaaattgtagtagttacTAGTCACtttacaataaataaaataaaacacgTTACCAAAATCTAAGATAAAATGTCAATTACTGTTCACTTTGAATTTAACAAGAGAAAAGGTTAGAGGACCAAGAGTCGAGCTCGATTTTCACCGTTACTATGATTTAACTGTGGGGACAGTGGCAAACACTACTCCGCCCCGCTGTTAAATCGGCGTTAAATGCAATTAACGGTAGTCACCGTTACCTGGCCAACAGTGAGAAATTGATCCGTTTGAGGGGTTTGACCGTTGAACGGTCGAAttccttttttttttgttttttttattaatttattttatatcCTATAAATACTCATAATTTCTCATCATTACACATCTTTCACTCTTTTTCTCTACATTTCTAAACAAtcaaaaatttaataaaaaaaaatgtctAGCAATCAAGGAAATTCCAACTTCCCCAACCAAATTAATCCGAATTTTTCCAACCGAGGTGGTCCGAACTATCCCGCAAACCATCCAAATAATCTAAACGATCCCTTAAACCCATACTCTAGTCAATGGAATCCGTTTATACCCTTTCACAACGTACCAAACGCGTTTCAAAATTACGCTCATCAAACACGAGTTCCACAAACTCAAGTCCCACAAACCCCATTGATGAGTCCCGAAGACATGGAACAAATTATGGCTTGGAAGTGTAGTCAACAACTTACTGAATCGAACACGCAATCGGTTCAAGACGAAGTCCCAACACCAACGTCTCAACGTGTTCGCGGTAAAGGAAAGGAAAAGATGGTTGAGGAAGAACCGACCAAAAAAAACGAGGGCAAGACGTACCGGAGTCGTGATGAACCCGTGGTCTGAGCTAGATGAGTTACGTTTGGTGAAAGCTTGGGTTCATACTTCCGAAGATTCACTCAAAGGAAACGACCAAAccggtatatatttattttatattttgtgagttaaatatttatatataaataggggcaggatcaatggggaagtaaccaatcggggagaagcggggggaagcaaaaaaaaaatcgtttttttttttagaatttttttttccggcatcaagatcacacgaaaatatgaacatttagaagagacacttcgtgatgaatgttattatttaggcgggaaaacgatcgacaaaaataacattcaagataatattgttcgtgaagaatatgaacgtttttttttcatgttttgtgaagtaaaatttagcccgatttagagtttagggtttagggtttagggtttagggtttggtgttttgagtttatggaataaacccaaaacaccaaaccctaaaccctaaaccctaaaccctaaactctaaaccgttcgtgttaaaaactcaatctaaatcctaaatctaaaccctaaatctaaaccctaaaccctaaatttctaaaccctaatatctaaaccctataaaccctaatatctaaaccctaatatgaaatgtcccgttcttattgattaaaaacgttccatattaattgatttcgttgcgagattttgacctctatatgagacgtttttcaaagactgcattcattttaaaacaaaccataacctttatttcatcaataaaggtttaaaaagctttacgtagattatcaaataatgataatctaaaatatcctgtttacacacgaccattacataatggtttacaatacaaatatgttacaacaaaataagtttcttgaatgcagtttttacacaatatcatacaaacatggactccaaatctcatccttatttaagtatgcgacagcggaagcacttaataatcacctgagaataaacatgcttaaaacgtcaacaaaaatgttggtgagttataggtttaacctatatatatcaaatcataataatagaccacaagatttcatatttcaatacacatcccatacatagagataaaagtcattcatatggtgaacacctggtaaccgacattaacaagatgcatatataagaatatccccatcattccgggacacccttcggatatgatataaatttcgaagtactaaagcatccggtactttggatggggcttgttgggcccgatagatctatctttaggattcgcgtcaattagggtgtctgttccctaattcttagattaccagacttaataaaaaggggcatattcgatttcgataattcaaccacagaatgtagtttcacgtacttgtgtctattttgtaaatcatttataaaacctgcatgtattctcatcccaaaaatattagattttaaaagtgggactataactcactttcacagatttttacttcgtcgggaagtaagacttggccactggttgattcacgaacctataacaatatatacatatatatcaaagcatgttcaaaatatatttacaacacttttaatata is from Rutidosis leptorrhynchoides isolate AG116_Rl617_1_P2 chromosome 10, CSIRO_AGI_Rlap_v1, whole genome shotgun sequence and encodes:
- the LOC139872961 gene encoding pentatricopeptide repeat-containing protein At4g01990, mitochondrial-like, giving the protein MIINRCRNRIPFSSNLTLLKSFSTTVEESNITAEFISPAPPKQTANEKRLYRRLSALGATGGTVTETLNEYIREGNFVKKDELERCIRELRKYGKYYHALQIMEWMDKRDINFSNTDLAVRLDLISKVKGIPAAESFFNGLSPHMQNRNTYGALLNSYCKSKMAEKAFALFKEIEAKNFTTSLSFNNIMTLYISLDQPEKVPPLVEEMKKRKIHLSTFTYNIWMQSFSLLGDIEGVERVFEEITRDEKETCNWTTYSNLAGAYVKYNLREKAESTLKLLENEIKRPSREPYHFLITFYSTLNNRDEVHRVCNVLKSSFEITSNVSYRIILQALAKVKDLEGVKKCFEEWESNCTYYDTRVANVVIGGYLKHDMVDEAELVFHDAVKKSKGPFVQTLALFMKHYIVHQQMDLALKCLETAAAREESDWVPHADSIEAFMKHFEQEKDVENAEKLFKCLKRLNCVDDKVYGLLLQTYVAAGLTTNSDVRERIEKVGIVVTPELENMIKKVCSN